The following is a genomic window from Chitinophaga caseinilytica.
GCCGGAACGGTGGCTCATGATGGAGGTGTAACCAGCTTTCTGCGCCATGGATACGGCGTTGATGGTTTCGGTGATGGTACCGATCTGGTTCACTTTGATCAGGATGGAGTTGGCGATATCCTGGTCGATACCCTGTTTCAGGCGTTTAACGTTGGTCACGAACAGATCGTCGCCCACCAGCTGTACGTTGGCACCGATAGCCTGGGTTTGTTTTTTCCAGCCGTTCCAGTCGTCTTCGGCCATGCCGTCTTCGATGGAAACGATGGGGTATTTTTTGCACCATTCTGCCCAGAAGGCTACCATTTCGTCGGAGGAGATGATTTTCTGGGAGGATTTGTAGAATTTGTAGGTGTTGTCTGCCTCGTTGTACATTTCGCTGGAAGCGGCGTCGAGGGCGATGGCGATCTGGGAGCCGGGTTTGTAGCCAGCGGCTTCGATGGCCTGGAGCACGGTTTCGATGGCTTCTTCGTTCGACTGGATTTCGGGGGCGAAACCGCCTTCGTCGCCAACGTTGGTGCTGTATCCTTTCTTTTTCAGTACGGATTTGAGGTGGTGGAACACTTCCACGCCCCAACGGAGGCCGTCGGAGAAGGTGTCTGCGCCAACGGGGATGATCATGAACTCCTGGAAGTCGATCTTGTTATCGGCGTGAACGCCGCCGTTGATGATATTCATGAGGGGCAGCGGCAGGGTGGTGCCGTTTACGCCGCCGAGGTAGCGGAAGAGGGGGAGGCCGTAAGCTTCTGCAGCGGCTTTTGCCACGGCCATGGAAACG
Proteins encoded in this region:
- the eno gene encoding phosphopyruvate hydratase, whose amino-acid sequence is MSIISEIHARQILDSRGNPTVEVDVTTEDGHLGRAAVPSGASTGKHEAVELRDGDKGAYMGKGVLKAVKNVNEVIADELIGWDISDQAGIDKLLIELDGTENKAKLGANATLAVSMAVAKAAAEAYGLPLFRYLGGVNGTTLPLPLMNIINGGVHADNKIDFQEFMIIPVGADTFSDGLRWGVEVFHHLKSVLKKKGYSTNVGDEGGFAPEIQSNEEAIETVLQAIEAAGYKPGSQIAIALDAASSEMYNEADNTYKFYKSSQKIISSDEMVAFWAEWCKKYPIVSIEDGMAEDDWNGWKKQTQAIGANVQLVGDDLFVTNVKRLKQGIDQDIANSILIKVNQIGTITETINAVSMAQKAGYTSIMSHRSGETEDTTIADLAVALNCGQIKTGSASRTDRMAKYNQLLRIEELLDSSAIYPKNSIKFGKK